The following coding sequences are from one Ramlibacter henchirensis window:
- a CDS encoding LPS-assembly protein LptD, protein MNPNRTPRRRFPLTPLALAVLGAVHEGSWAQQDEAVGLKPTPALREDIPAQVRGQQPSFVFGDRITGRPDLDTTIEGDAEMRRGDTVIRAQRLEYWQPDDLAKARGNVRINRAGNVIEGPYLELQVDAFEGFFTQPNYRFLRNEAYGQASRVDFIDENRMVVRDATYTTCQREDYPGWMPAWILRAGGIRLDQEEEVGVATDAVLSFYNVPILPIPRLSFPLSDKRKSGLLPPVIGIDSLNGIEYRQPYYWNIAPNRDATLYPSLMSKRGVDLGAEFRYLESTYRGEVQANYMPGDRLRDMDRWGYHLRHDGALPGGPLGTLGLSLNLNRVSDDNYWRDFSRTSASLTQRLLASDGLLQSNVGNWYFLARTLSWQTLQDVTSPITPPYDMLPQLLARHTRQDLPLGLESSVELNSTRFDSVRELTGQPNAQRSFMLGALQRPWQAPGWFLIPRVQLHSTYYSFDAPLTNGRLQADRTLPIYSVDSGLVFERPTSFLGRNFLQTLEPRAFYVYTPFREQSLLPNYDSGFNDFNFATIFTENSFGGHDRIADNNLLTVGATTRLVDPDTGAEAAKFAIAQRLRFKDQRVTLPGGQPVSERLSDLLFGASINWDPRWTFDGTVQYNPKTRRSERVTVGGRYNPSPYRVVSAAYRLQRELSEQIDVGWQWPLNDLWGDRGLELGPGRGQGGGRWYSVGRLNFSLRDKRVVDSVLGLEYDACCWIGRVVVERLQSNINTSNKRIMFQLEFIGFSRLGSNALGTLRQNIPRYQLLRDPNLPAPSRFTNYD, encoded by the coding sequence TTGAACCCCAACCGGACCCCGCGCCGACGTTTCCCGCTCACGCCCCTCGCGTTGGCCGTCCTGGGAGCGGTGCATGAGGGCTCATGGGCGCAGCAGGACGAAGCCGTCGGCCTCAAGCCCACGCCGGCCTTGCGCGAGGACATCCCGGCGCAGGTGCGCGGACAGCAGCCGAGCTTCGTGTTCGGCGACCGCATCACCGGCCGCCCCGACCTGGACACCACCATCGAGGGCGACGCCGAAATGCGGCGCGGCGACACCGTGATCCGCGCGCAGCGGCTGGAGTACTGGCAACCCGACGACCTGGCCAAGGCCCGCGGCAACGTTCGCATCAACCGCGCGGGCAACGTCATCGAAGGGCCCTACCTCGAGCTGCAGGTCGATGCCTTCGAAGGCTTCTTCACGCAGCCCAACTACCGGTTCCTTCGCAACGAAGCCTACGGCCAGGCGTCCCGCGTCGACTTCATCGACGAGAACCGGATGGTGGTGCGCGACGCCACGTACACCACCTGCCAGCGGGAGGACTATCCGGGCTGGATGCCGGCGTGGATCCTGCGCGCGGGCGGCATCCGGCTGGACCAGGAAGAGGAAGTCGGCGTCGCGACCGACGCGGTGCTCAGCTTCTACAACGTGCCGATCCTGCCGATCCCGCGGCTGAGTTTTCCGCTCTCCGACAAGCGCAAGTCGGGCTTGCTGCCGCCCGTGATCGGCATCGACAGCCTGAACGGCATCGAGTACCGCCAGCCGTACTACTGGAACATCGCGCCCAACCGGGACGCAACGCTCTATCCCTCGCTGATGTCCAAGCGCGGGGTCGATCTCGGTGCGGAGTTCCGGTATCTCGAATCCACGTACCGCGGCGAGGTGCAGGCCAACTACATGCCGGGCGACCGCCTGCGGGACATGGACCGCTGGGGCTACCACCTGCGGCATGACGGCGCCCTGCCCGGCGGGCCGCTGGGGACGCTCGGGCTTTCGCTCAACCTCAACCGCGTCAGCGACGACAACTACTGGCGCGACTTCTCGCGCACGAGCGCCTCGCTCACCCAGCGCCTGCTGGCCAGCGATGGGCTGCTGCAGTCGAACGTCGGCAACTGGTACTTCCTGGCGCGCACCCTGAGCTGGCAGACGCTGCAGGACGTCACGTCTCCGATCACGCCGCCCTACGACATGCTGCCGCAGCTGCTGGCCCGCCACACGCGGCAGGACCTGCCGCTGGGGCTGGAGAGCTCGGTCGAACTGAACTCGACCCGCTTCGATTCGGTGCGCGAGCTGACGGGGCAGCCCAATGCACAGCGCAGCTTCATGCTGGGCGCATTGCAGCGCCCGTGGCAGGCGCCGGGCTGGTTCCTGATCCCGCGCGTGCAGCTGCACAGCACCTACTACAGCTTCGACGCCCCGCTGACCAACGGAAGACTGCAGGCCGATCGCACGCTGCCGATCTACAGCGTTGACAGCGGGCTGGTGTTCGAGCGGCCCACGAGCTTCCTCGGCCGCAACTTCCTGCAGACGCTGGAGCCGCGCGCGTTCTACGTCTACACGCCGTTCCGCGAGCAGTCGCTGCTGCCCAACTACGACTCGGGCTTCAACGACTTCAACTTCGCGACCATCTTCACCGAGAACTCGTTCGGCGGCCACGACCGCATCGCCGACAACAACCTGCTGACGGTGGGCGCGACCACGCGGCTGGTCGATCCGGACACGGGCGCCGAAGCGGCCAAGTTCGCGATCGCCCAGCGCCTGCGCTTCAAGGACCAGCGCGTCACGCTGCCGGGTGGCCAGCCGGTGAGCGAGCGGCTGTCGGACCTGCTGTTCGGCGCTTCGATCAACTGGGACCCGCGCTGGACGTTCGACGGCACGGTGCAATACAACCCGAAGACGCGGCGATCGGAGCGCGTCACCGTGGGCGGCCGCTACAACCCGAGCCCGTACCGCGTGGTCAGCGCCGCGTACCGCCTGCAGCGCGAACTCTCCGAGCAGATCGACGTCGGATGGCAATGGCCGCTGAACGACCTGTGGGGCGACCGCGGGCTGGAACTCGGGCCCGGCCGCGGCCAGGGCGGCGGGCGCTGGTACTCGGTGGGCCGGCTGAACTTCAGCCTGCGCGACAAGCGCGTGGTCGACTCGGTCCTGGGGCTGGAATACGACGCCTGCTGCTGGATCGGCCGCGTGGTGGTGGAGCGGCTGCAGAGCAACATCAATACTTCGAACAAGCGCATCATGTTCCAGCTGGAGTTCATCGGCTTCAGCCGCCTGGGTTCGAACGCGCTCGGCACGCTGCGCCAGAATATCCCGCGCTACCAGCTGCTGCGCGATCCCAACCTGCCCGCGCCCAGCCGCTTCACGAACTACGACTGA
- a CDS encoding peptidylprolyl isomerase produces the protein MKARVLLLALAAAAVAAPPAMAQLRATPQLGGGRPAPSTGPQRSADYIVAVVNSEPITNNEVRTRLVRFERQLAQQGAAIPPRGELARLVLERLISEKAQLQYAREVGIRVSDAMVDQAEQHFARQNDMDVAELRRRLPGEGIDVAAFREDMRNQLLLGRLREREVEQRVKVTDQEVEQFMREQAASAQGPLELNLGHILVAVPENASEQQVRDARAKADRVMEQARAGEDFAKLAREASDAPGAAQTGGLMGLRSSDRYPPLFLEAVQSLPQGGVSNVLRSGAGFHVLKVVDRRKGGMPGATVTQSHARHILLRPGPQLTEAAARERLAEFKRRIQAGQADFAQLAREHSQDASAQRGGDLGWSSSGMFVPEFEDALGSLSPGQIAEPLVSRFGVHLVQLLERRVATLSPREQRDVARNLLREKKLDEAYERWAQDVRGRAFVDLREPPQ, from the coding sequence ATGAAAGCCCGCGTCCTCCTTCTTGCCCTGGCTGCCGCAGCCGTGGCCGCACCCCCGGCCATGGCGCAGCTGCGCGCCACGCCGCAACTGGGCGGTGGCCGGCCTGCGCCTTCGACCGGCCCGCAGCGATCGGCGGACTACATCGTCGCGGTGGTCAACTCCGAGCCGATCACGAACAACGAGGTGCGAACGCGCCTGGTTCGCTTCGAGCGGCAGCTCGCCCAGCAGGGCGCGGCCATTCCGCCGCGCGGTGAGCTGGCCCGGCTGGTGCTGGAGCGCCTGATCAGCGAGAAGGCGCAGCTGCAATACGCGCGCGAGGTCGGCATCCGCGTCAGCGACGCGATGGTCGACCAGGCCGAGCAGCATTTCGCGCGGCAGAACGACATGGACGTCGCGGAACTGCGCCGGCGCCTACCGGGGGAAGGCATCGACGTCGCCGCGTTCCGCGAAGACATGCGCAATCAACTGTTGCTCGGGCGGCTGCGCGAGCGCGAAGTGGAGCAGCGTGTCAAGGTCACGGACCAGGAAGTCGAGCAGTTCATGCGCGAGCAGGCGGCTTCGGCGCAAGGGCCGCTGGAGCTGAACCTGGGCCACATCCTCGTGGCCGTGCCCGAGAACGCCAGCGAGCAGCAGGTGCGCGATGCGCGCGCCAAGGCCGATCGCGTGATGGAGCAGGCCCGGGCGGGAGAGGATTTCGCCAAGCTCGCGCGCGAAGCCTCCGATGCGCCCGGCGCCGCGCAGACTGGCGGCCTGATGGGATTGCGCAGCAGCGACCGCTATCCGCCCTTGTTCCTCGAGGCAGTGCAGTCCCTTCCGCAAGGCGGCGTGAGCAACGTGCTGCGCTCGGGCGCCGGCTTCCACGTGCTCAAGGTGGTGGACCGGCGCAAGGGCGGCATGCCCGGCGCGACCGTCACGCAATCGCATGCGCGCCACATCCTGCTGCGGCCCGGGCCGCAGCTCACCGAGGCGGCCGCGCGCGAGCGGCTGGCCGAATTCAAGCGGCGCATCCAGGCTGGCCAGGCCGACTTCGCCCAGCTCGCGCGCGAGCATTCGCAGGACGCGAGCGCGCAGCGCGGCGGCGACCTGGGCTGGTCCTCGTCCGGCATGTTCGTGCCGGAGTTCGAGGACGCGCTGGGCAGCCTGTCGCCGGGCCAGATCGCCGAGCCGCTGGTGTCCCGCTTCGGCGTGCACCTCGTGCAGCTGCTCGAGCGCCGCGTCGCCACACTGTCGCCGCGCGAGCAGCGCGACGTCGCGCGCAACCTGCTGCGCGAGAAGAAGCTCGACGAAGCCTACGAGCGCTGGGCGCAGGACGTGCGCGGCCGCGCCTTCGTCGACCTGCGTGAGCCTCCCCAGTAG
- the rsmA gene encoding 16S rRNA (adenine(1518)-N(6)/adenine(1519)-N(6))-dimethyltransferase RsmA: MEHRPRKRFGQHFLADLSVIDAIVRAIAPRAGQAVVEIGPGLAALTQPLVERLGRLTVIELDRDLAQRLRRHPQLDVVESDVLQVDFGQLAQRLDAPLLRVAGNLPYNISTPILFHLLEFVGVVEDQHFMLQKEVVDRMVAEPSTADYGRLSVMLQWRYEMENVLDVPPEAFDPPPKVDSAVVRMVPRAEPAPVNPKLLSELVQVAFSQRRKLLRHTLGRWLEQRGFAGNFDVQRRAEEVPVDEYLVLAAQVAPVGS, from the coding sequence TTGGAACACCGGCCCCGCAAGCGTTTCGGCCAGCATTTCCTGGCCGACCTCTCGGTCATCGACGCGATCGTCCGCGCGATCGCGCCGCGCGCGGGGCAGGCCGTGGTGGAGATCGGGCCGGGCCTGGCCGCACTGACACAGCCGCTGGTCGAGCGGCTGGGGCGGCTGACCGTGATCGAGCTTGATCGGGACCTCGCGCAGCGGCTGCGGCGGCATCCACAGCTGGACGTGGTCGAAAGCGACGTGCTGCAGGTGGACTTCGGCCAGCTTGCGCAGCGCCTGGACGCGCCACTGTTACGCGTCGCGGGGAACCTGCCGTACAACATCTCCACGCCGATCCTGTTCCACCTGCTCGAGTTCGTGGGCGTGGTCGAGGACCAGCACTTCATGCTGCAGAAGGAAGTGGTCGACCGGATGGTGGCGGAGCCGTCCACGGCGGACTACGGGCGGCTCTCGGTGATGCTGCAGTGGCGCTACGAGATGGAGAACGTGCTCGACGTGCCGCCCGAAGCGTTCGATCCGCCGCCGAAGGTGGACAGCGCGGTGGTTCGCATGGTGCCGCGCGCGGAGCCCGCGCCGGTGAATCCGAAGCTGCTGTCCGAGCTCGTGCAGGTCGCGTTCAGCCAGCGGCGCAAGCTGTTGCGGCACACGCTCGGGCGGTGGCTGGAGCAGCGCGGCTTCGCGGGGAATTTCGACGTGCAGCGGCGGGCCGAGGAGGTGCCGGTGGACGAGTACCTCGTGCTTGCGGCGCAGGTCGCTCCAGTGGGCTCCTGA